From Bacteroidota bacterium, one genomic window encodes:
- a CDS encoding cytochrome c oxidase subunit 3, with the protein MAQEIQLNNLSEAEVKRKALKALLWFGIVSIVMLFAGLTSAYIVRQGEGKWVEFSIPSMFSISTLLIILSSVSMQWAVSSAKKGQIAQIRTGLLITLLLGIGFTLTQYLAWSDLYQSGIVLTGTVSDIKTNFNYIPSGKETLAEAGAVGNVAGSFLYVITGLHVLHLLAGIISLIIVFSRATKGKYTAANHNGLSMCAIYWHFLDGLWVYLFFFLLYIR; encoded by the coding sequence ATGGCACAGGAAATCCAACTCAACAACCTTTCGGAAGCGGAAGTAAAACGAAAAGCATTAAAAGCATTGTTGTGGTTTGGAATAGTTAGTATCGTAATGCTTTTTGCAGGATTGACCTCAGCATACATTGTTCGCCAAGGTGAAGGCAAATGGGTTGAGTTTTCTATACCTTCAATGTTCAGTATCAGTACCTTGCTAATTATTCTGAGCAGCGTTTCCATGCAATGGGCAGTGAGTTCAGCGAAAAAGGGGCAGATAGCACAGATTCGTACAGGACTGCTTATCACCTTGTTACTTGGCATTGGATTTACGCTTACTCAATATCTTGCGTGGTCAGATCTTTATCAAAGCGGTATCGTTTTAACAGGAACCGTGAGTGACATCAAAACGAATTTCAATTACATTCCTTCCGGAAAAGAAACTCTAGCTGAAGCCGGAGCTGTTGGAAATGTCGCGGGCTCATTTTTATATGTGATTACCGGTTTACATGTTCTTCACTTATTGGCAGGTATAATCTCATTAATTATTGTATTTTCGCGCGCAACGAAAGGCAAATACACTGCAGCAAATCACAACGGCTTGAGTATGTGTGCGATTTACTGGCATTTCCTTGATGGACTGTGGGTGTATTTATTTTTCTTTTTACTTTACATCCGATAA
- the cyoE gene encoding protoheme IX farnesyltransferase, translating into MQQKSLSISGSVNFSTRIQDYIQLTKFRLSSLVVFSAAMGYIIAMGNGFSWQTLFLLSAGGFLVTGSSNAFNQIIEKDLDKLMDRTANRPLPTGRMTVPEAYAAAIAMGISGVLILWVGINPLCGILSLLSLLLYTLVYTPSKKITPFSVLIGAFPGAFPPLLGWVAGRNEIGMEALVLYAIQFIWQFPHFWAIAWVLHDDYAKAGFKMLPTGQGRTKGAAFQTLVYSICLIPLAIMPIVFGFTGIIATILMVITGILFTLQALRLFNQCDLKSAQRLMFGSFIYLPVVQIIWMLNKIL; encoded by the coding sequence ATGCAACAAAAATCCTTAAGTATTTCCGGTTCTGTGAACTTTTCAACTCGAATTCAGGACTATATTCAACTGACGAAATTCAGATTGTCTAGTCTTGTCGTTTTTTCAGCGGCAATGGGTTACATCATTGCAATGGGCAATGGCTTTAGCTGGCAAACACTTTTTTTACTTTCTGCCGGAGGTTTTCTCGTCACAGGTTCTTCCAACGCTTTTAATCAGATCATTGAAAAGGATCTTGATAAATTAATGGACAGAACAGCAAACAGACCATTGCCTACCGGTAGAATGACAGTTCCTGAAGCTTATGCCGCCGCCATTGCTATGGGAATCAGCGGAGTATTAATTCTTTGGGTGGGAATAAATCCACTCTGCGGGATTCTTAGTTTGTTGTCTTTACTTTTATACACACTTGTTTATACTCCATCAAAAAAAATTACCCCTTTTTCAGTACTGATCGGAGCATTTCCGGGAGCTTTTCCGCCGCTATTAGGCTGGGTTGCAGGAAGAAATGAAATTGGAATGGAGGCTTTGGTGCTATATGCCATTCAGTTCATCTGGCAGTTTCCACATTTTTGGGCAATTGCCTGGGTACTTCATGACGATTATGCAAAGGCAGGATTTAAAATGCTTCCAACCGGCCAGGGCCGTACAAAAGGAGCTGCTTTTCAAACATTAGTCTATTCTATTTGTCTGATACCTTTGGCAATTATGCCAATCGTTTTCGGATTTACAGGAATCATTGCAACAATATTAATGGTAATAACAGGTATATTATTTACTCTTCAGGCCTTAAGGCTTTTCAATCAATGTGATTTGAAATCAGCACAACGGTTAATGTTTGGGTCGTTTATATATTTACCTGTAGTTCAGATAATTTGGATGTTAAATAAGATATTATAA